One window from the genome of Macaca fascicularis isolate 582-1 chromosome 7, T2T-MFA8v1.1 encodes:
- the DHRS2 gene encoding dehydrogenase/reductase SDR family member 2, mitochondrial isoform X6, producing the protein MQFSILNVNVKSPALLLSQLLPYMEKRKGAVTLVSSVAAYFPRMELGVYNVSKTALLALTRTLALELAPKDIRVNCLVPGVIKTDFSKVDWGAGGLCRNRVLPVLSRCQLHHRGEHRSGRLLLSALRGVGVAVQLRSQAQEPEGVSR; encoded by the exons ATGCAGTTTTCA ATCCTAAATGTGAATGTGAagtccccagccttgctgctgagCCAGTTGCTGCCCTACATGGAGAAGAG GAAGGGTGCTGTCACCCTGGTCTCTTCCGTTGCAGCTTATTTTCCAAGAATG GAGCTGGGTGTCTACAATGTCAGCAAGACAGCGCTGCTGGCTCTCACTAGAACACTGGCATTGGAGCTGGCCCCCAAGGACATCCGGGTAAACTGCCTGGTTCCAGGAGTAATCAAGACTGACTTCAGCAAAGTG GATTGGGGAGCCGGAGGACTGTGCAGGAATCGTGTCCTTCCTGTGCTCTCCAGATGCCAGCTACATCACCGGGGAGAACATCGCAGTGGCAGGCTTCTCCTCTCGGCTCTGAGGGGAGTGGGGGTGGCTGTGCAGCTGCGGTCCCAGGCCCAGGAGCCTGAGGGGGTGTCTAGGTGA
- the DHRS2 gene encoding dehydrogenase/reductase SDR family member 2, mitochondrial isoform X1 has translation MLPAVARGHRGWFHPCARLSVRMSSTGIDRKGILAERVAVVTGSTSGIGFAIARRLAQDGAHVVISSRKQQNVDRAAAQLQREGLSVAGIVCHVGKAEDRERLVATVRGQALEHCGGIDFLVCCAGVNPLVGSTLGTSEQIWDKILNVNVKSPALLLSQLLPYMEKRKGAVTLVSSVAAYFPRMELGVYNVSKTALLALTRTLALELAPKDIRVNCLVPGVIKTDFSKVDWGAGGLCRNRVLPVLSRCQLHHRGEHRSGRLLLSALRGVGVAVQLRSQAQEPEGVSR, from the exons ATGCTGCCAGCAGTGGCCCGGGGCCACCGGGGCTGGTTTCATCCCTGTGCTAGGCTTTCTGTGAGGATGAGCAGCACTGGGATAGACCGGAAGGGCATCCTAGCTGAACGGGTAGCTGTGGTCACAGGGTCTACCAGTGG GATCGGCTTTGCCATCGCACGGCGTCTAGCCCAGGACGGGGCCCACGTGGTCATCAGCAGCCGGAAGCAGCAGAACGTGGACCGGGCTGCGGCCCAGCTGCAGAGGGAGGGACTGAGTGTGGCGGGCATTGTGTGCCACGTGGGGAAGGCTGAGGACCGGGAGCGGCTGGTGGCCACAGTGAGGGGGCAG GCCCTGGAGCACTGTGGGGGCATCGACTTCCTGGTGTGCTGTGCAGGGGTCAACCCTCTGGTGGGGAGCACTCTGGGGACCAGTGAGCAGATCTGGGACAAG ATCCTAAATGTGAATGTGAagtccccagccttgctgctgagCCAGTTGCTGCCCTACATGGAGAAGAG GAAGGGTGCTGTCACCCTGGTCTCTTCCGTTGCAGCTTATTTTCCAAGAATG GAGCTGGGTGTCTACAATGTCAGCAAGACAGCGCTGCTGGCTCTCACTAGAACACTGGCATTGGAGCTGGCCCCCAAGGACATCCGGGTAAACTGCCTGGTTCCAGGAGTAATCAAGACTGACTTCAGCAAAGTG GATTGGGGAGCCGGAGGACTGTGCAGGAATCGTGTCCTTCCTGTGCTCTCCAGATGCCAGCTACATCACCGGGGAGAACATCGCAGTGGCAGGCTTCTCCTCTCGGCTCTGAGGGGAGTGGGGGTGGCTGTGCAGCTGCGGTCCCAGGCCCAGGAGCCTGAGGGGGTGTCTAGGTGA
- the DHRS2 gene encoding dehydrogenase/reductase SDR family member 2, mitochondrial isoform X5 encodes MLPAVARGHRGWFHPCARLSVRMSSTGIDRKGILAERVAVVTGSTSGIGFAIARRLAQDGAHVVISSRKQQNVDRAAAQLQREGLSVAGIVCHVGKAEDRERLVATVRGQALEHCGGIDFLVCCAGVNPLVGSTLGTSEQIWDKILNVNVKSPALLLSQLLPYMEKRSWVSTMSARQRCWLSLEHWHWSWPPRTSG; translated from the exons ATGCTGCCAGCAGTGGCCCGGGGCCACCGGGGCTGGTTTCATCCCTGTGCTAGGCTTTCTGTGAGGATGAGCAGCACTGGGATAGACCGGAAGGGCATCCTAGCTGAACGGGTAGCTGTGGTCACAGGGTCTACCAGTGG GATCGGCTTTGCCATCGCACGGCGTCTAGCCCAGGACGGGGCCCACGTGGTCATCAGCAGCCGGAAGCAGCAGAACGTGGACCGGGCTGCGGCCCAGCTGCAGAGGGAGGGACTGAGTGTGGCGGGCATTGTGTGCCACGTGGGGAAGGCTGAGGACCGGGAGCGGCTGGTGGCCACAGTGAGGGGGCAG GCCCTGGAGCACTGTGGGGGCATCGACTTCCTGGTGTGCTGTGCAGGGGTCAACCCTCTGGTGGGGAGCACTCTGGGGACCAGTGAGCAGATCTGGGACAAG ATCCTAAATGTGAATGTGAagtccccagccttgctgctgagCCAGTTGCTGCCCTACATGGAGAAGAG GAGCTGGGTGTCTACAATGTCAGCAAGACAGCGCTGCTGGCTCTCACTAGAACACTGGCATTGGAGCTGGCCCCCAAGGACATCCGGGTAA
- the DHRS2 gene encoding dehydrogenase/reductase SDR family member 2, mitochondrial isoform X2, translated as MLPAVARGHRGWFHPCARLSVRMSSTGIDRKGILAERVAVVTGSTSGIGFAIARRLAQDGAHVVISSRKQQNVDRAAAQLQREGLSVAGIVCHVGKAEDRERLVATVRGQALEHCGGIDFLVCCAGVNPLVGSTLGTSEQIWDKILNVNVKSPALLLSQLLPYMEKRKGAVTLVSSVAAYFPRMELGVYNVSKTALLALTRTLALELAPKDIRVNCLVPGVIKTDFSKVLHGNESLLKYLREYLQMQRIGEPEDCAGIVSFLCSPDASYITGENIAVAGFSSRL; from the exons ATGCTGCCAGCAGTGGCCCGGGGCCACCGGGGCTGGTTTCATCCCTGTGCTAGGCTTTCTGTGAGGATGAGCAGCACTGGGATAGACCGGAAGGGCATCCTAGCTGAACGGGTAGCTGTGGTCACAGGGTCTACCAGTGG GATCGGCTTTGCCATCGCACGGCGTCTAGCCCAGGACGGGGCCCACGTGGTCATCAGCAGCCGGAAGCAGCAGAACGTGGACCGGGCTGCGGCCCAGCTGCAGAGGGAGGGACTGAGTGTGGCGGGCATTGTGTGCCACGTGGGGAAGGCTGAGGACCGGGAGCGGCTGGTGGCCACAGTGAGGGGGCAG GCCCTGGAGCACTGTGGGGGCATCGACTTCCTGGTGTGCTGTGCAGGGGTCAACCCTCTGGTGGGGAGCACTCTGGGGACCAGTGAGCAGATCTGGGACAAG ATCCTAAATGTGAATGTGAagtccccagccttgctgctgagCCAGTTGCTGCCCTACATGGAGAAGAG GAAGGGTGCTGTCACCCTGGTCTCTTCCGTTGCAGCTTATTTTCCAAGAATG GAGCTGGGTGTCTACAATGTCAGCAAGACAGCGCTGCTGGCTCTCACTAGAACACTGGCATTGGAGCTGGCCCCCAAGGACATCCGGGTAAACTGCCTGGTTCCAGGAGTAATCAAGACTGACTTCAGCAAAGTG ttACATGGGAATGAATCTCTCCTCAAGTACCTCAGGGAGTATCTTCAGATGCAGAG GATTGGGGAGCCGGAGGACTGTGCAGGAATCGTGTCCTTCCTGTGCTCTCCAGATGCCAGCTACATCACCGGGGAGAACATCGCAGTGGCAGGCTTCTCCTCTCGGCTCTGA
- the DHRS2 gene encoding dehydrogenase/reductase SDR family member 2, mitochondrial isoform X3, with protein sequence MLPAVARGHRGWFHPCARLSVRMSSTGIDRKGILAERVAVVTGSTSGIGFAIARRLAQDGAHVVISSRKQQNVDRAAAQLQREGLSVAGIVCHVGKAEDRERLVATALEHCGGIDFLVCCAGVNPLVGSTLGTSEQIWDKILNVNVKSPALLLSQLLPYMEKRKGAVTLVSSVAAYFPRMELGVYNVSKTALLALTRTLALELAPKDIRVNCLVPGVIKTDFSKVDWGAGGLCRNRVLPVLSRCQLHHRGEHRSGRLLLSALRGVGVAVQLRSQAQEPEGVSR encoded by the exons ATGCTGCCAGCAGTGGCCCGGGGCCACCGGGGCTGGTTTCATCCCTGTGCTAGGCTTTCTGTGAGGATGAGCAGCACTGGGATAGACCGGAAGGGCATCCTAGCTGAACGGGTAGCTGTGGTCACAGGGTCTACCAGTGG GATCGGCTTTGCCATCGCACGGCGTCTAGCCCAGGACGGGGCCCACGTGGTCATCAGCAGCCGGAAGCAGCAGAACGTGGACCGGGCTGCGGCCCAGCTGCAGAGGGAGGGACTGAGTGTGGCGGGCATTGTGTGCCACGTGGGGAAGGCTGAGGACCGGGAGCGGCTGGTGGCCACA GCCCTGGAGCACTGTGGGGGCATCGACTTCCTGGTGTGCTGTGCAGGGGTCAACCCTCTGGTGGGGAGCACTCTGGGGACCAGTGAGCAGATCTGGGACAAG ATCCTAAATGTGAATGTGAagtccccagccttgctgctgagCCAGTTGCTGCCCTACATGGAGAAGAG GAAGGGTGCTGTCACCCTGGTCTCTTCCGTTGCAGCTTATTTTCCAAGAATG GAGCTGGGTGTCTACAATGTCAGCAAGACAGCGCTGCTGGCTCTCACTAGAACACTGGCATTGGAGCTGGCCCCCAAGGACATCCGGGTAAACTGCCTGGTTCCAGGAGTAATCAAGACTGACTTCAGCAAAGTG GATTGGGGAGCCGGAGGACTGTGCAGGAATCGTGTCCTTCCTGTGCTCTCCAGATGCCAGCTACATCACCGGGGAGAACATCGCAGTGGCAGGCTTCTCCTCTCGGCTCTGAGGGGAGTGGGGGTGGCTGTGCAGCTGCGGTCCCAGGCCCAGGAGCCTGAGGGGGTGTCTAGGTGA
- the DHRS2 gene encoding dehydrogenase/reductase SDR family member 2, mitochondrial isoform X4, producing MLPAVARGHRGWFHPCARLSVRMSSTGIDRKGILAERVAVVTGSTSGIGFAIARRLAQDGAHVVISSRKQQNVDRAAAQLQREGLSVAGIVCHVGKAEDRERLVATALEHCGGIDFLVCCAGVNPLVGSTLGTSEQIWDKILNVNVKSPALLLSQLLPYMEKRKGAVTLVSSVAAYFPRMELGVYNVSKTALLALTRTLALELAPKDIRVNCLVPGVIKTDFSKVLHGNESLLKYLREYLQMQRIGEPEDCAGIVSFLCSPDASYITGENIAVAGFSSRL from the exons ATGCTGCCAGCAGTGGCCCGGGGCCACCGGGGCTGGTTTCATCCCTGTGCTAGGCTTTCTGTGAGGATGAGCAGCACTGGGATAGACCGGAAGGGCATCCTAGCTGAACGGGTAGCTGTGGTCACAGGGTCTACCAGTGG GATCGGCTTTGCCATCGCACGGCGTCTAGCCCAGGACGGGGCCCACGTGGTCATCAGCAGCCGGAAGCAGCAGAACGTGGACCGGGCTGCGGCCCAGCTGCAGAGGGAGGGACTGAGTGTGGCGGGCATTGTGTGCCACGTGGGGAAGGCTGAGGACCGGGAGCGGCTGGTGGCCACA GCCCTGGAGCACTGTGGGGGCATCGACTTCCTGGTGTGCTGTGCAGGGGTCAACCCTCTGGTGGGGAGCACTCTGGGGACCAGTGAGCAGATCTGGGACAAG ATCCTAAATGTGAATGTGAagtccccagccttgctgctgagCCAGTTGCTGCCCTACATGGAGAAGAG GAAGGGTGCTGTCACCCTGGTCTCTTCCGTTGCAGCTTATTTTCCAAGAATG GAGCTGGGTGTCTACAATGTCAGCAAGACAGCGCTGCTGGCTCTCACTAGAACACTGGCATTGGAGCTGGCCCCCAAGGACATCCGGGTAAACTGCCTGGTTCCAGGAGTAATCAAGACTGACTTCAGCAAAGTG ttACATGGGAATGAATCTCTCCTCAAGTACCTCAGGGAGTATCTTCAGATGCAGAG GATTGGGGAGCCGGAGGACTGTGCAGGAATCGTGTCCTTCCTGTGCTCTCCAGATGCCAGCTACATCACCGGGGAGAACATCGCAGTGGCAGGCTTCTCCTCTCGGCTCTGA